In Vicia villosa cultivar HV-30 ecotype Madison, WI unplaced genomic scaffold, Vvil1.0 ctg.000349F_1_1, whole genome shotgun sequence, the following proteins share a genomic window:
- the LOC131627088 gene encoding uncharacterized protein LOC131627088: MVALEKAKDLGYDKLWMETDCKTVVQAFSNFYIVPWKIRSRWLWCIEYTRSIEFMISHAFREVNFCADFLANLGLSLGSFYWFPFVHSVLVKDYLLDKEGFNFAASYNIFWFTFCSIIQ; the protein is encoded by the exons ATGGTGGCTCTTGAGAAAGCAAAAGATTTGGGCTATGATAAACTTTGGATGGAGACTGATTGCAAGACGGTAGTGCAAGCTTTttctaatttttatattgttcctTGGAAGATTAGATCTCGTTGGCTTTGGTGTATTGAATATACTCGCTCGATCGAGTTTATGATCTCTCATGCTTTTAGAGAAGTCAATTTTTGTGCTGACTTCCTTGCGAATTTAGGCTTGTCATTAGGAAGTTTTTATTGGTTCCCTTTTGTTCATTCCGTCCTTGTTAAGGATTACTTGTTAGACAAGGAAG gtttcaaTTTTGCAGCATCATACAATATATTTTG GTTTACATTTTGCAGCATCATACaatag
- the LOC131627142 gene encoding ALBINO3-like protein 1, chloroplastic: MAALLPCTPTILSPPLTNRRRSHLPLKPHSHAFSGSTKRFLRGSLSVARFGLQPGFLPEPDDAGFVVRELINRAEGLLYTIADAAVSNSDTVVTTTAAKQSNDWLSGITNFMETILKVFKDGLSSLHVPYAYGFAIIMLTVLVKAATFPLTRKQVESAMAMRSLQPQVKAIQKQYAGDQERIQLETARLYKLANINPLAGCLPLLLTTPVWIGLYRAFSNVADEGLLNEGFFWIPSLSGPTTIAARQNGSGISWLFPFVDGHPPLGWPDTLAYLVLPVLLVVSQYISLQIIQSSQATDPNAKSSQILNKFLPLVIGYFSLSVPSGLSLYWFTNNILSTLQQIWLQKLGGAKNPLRQVLDDNLKNDLIQTMKPVSKLNSTKVEETRKVEKLTSEGPQPGDRFKQLMEQEARKKQKREEEKRKAEAAAAKANQEQTIEGENQAVNDLVENSQSAAADTDPSISGVVNGKPLSKDLEGDQNSTSTSDTENDEGSSHFNSVNEKTLEKEPREVLTTTATTNTQPQGEDSDHVAKD; the protein is encoded by the exons ATGGCGGCTCTGTTACCTTGCACCCCGACTATACTCTCTCCTCCGTTAACGAACCGGCGGAGGAGCCATCTTCCGCTTAAACCTCACTCCCACGCCTTCTCGGGGTCTACCAAACGGTTTCTTCGCGGTTCTCTCTCCGTTGCCCGGTTCGGATTGCAGCCCGGTTTTTTACCCGAACCGGATGACGCCGGATTTGTTGTCAGGGAATTGATTAACCGAGCGGAGGGTTTGCTTTATACAATTGCGGATGCGGCTGTTTCGAATTCTGATACGGTGGTAACCACCACCGCTGCGAAACAGAGTAACGATTGGCTTTCGGGAATTACCAATTTTATGGAGACGATTCTCAAG GTATTCAAGGATGGACTTTCTTCTTTGCATGTGCCGTATGCATATGGTTTTGCAATTATAATGCTCACTGTTCTTGTAAAAGCGGCCACATTTCCGTTGACAAGAAAGCAG GTAGAATCTGCCATGGCTATGCGATCTTTGCAACCTCAAGTAAAGGCTATCCAGAAACAGTATGCTGGGGATCAG GAGAGAATTCAACTTGAAACCGCTCGGTTATATAAATTAGCCAACATTAATCCTCTAGCAG GATGCCTGCCTCTTCTCTTAACAACACCAGTGTGGATCGGGCTATATCGAGCCTTTTCTAATGTGGCAGATGAG GGACTCCTTAACGAAGGCTTCTTTTGGATACCTTCTCTTTCTGGTCCTACTACAATTGCAGCTCGGCAAAATGGAAGTGGCATCTCTTGGCTTTTTCCTTTTGTG GATGGACACCCTCCCCTTGGATGGCCAGATACCCTGGCTTACCTTGTCTTGCCTGTTTTGCTGGTTGTCTCTCAATACATTTCTCTTCAAATAATTCAGTCATCTCAG GCTACTGACCCCAACGCGAAGAGTTCTCAAATCTTAAACAAGTTCCTTCCATTAGTGATTGGTTATTTTTCTCTTTCAGTTCCTTCTGGTCTTAGCCTTTACTG GTTCACAAATAATATATTGAGCACTTTACAGCAAATATGGCTTCAAAAGTTAGGAGGTGCAAAAAATCCTTTGAGACAAGTTCTAGATGATAATCTGAAAAATGACCTAATACAGACTATGAAGCCAGTATCTAAATTAAATTCCACAAAAGTTGAAGAAACTAGAAAAGTTGAAAAGTTGACATCAGAGGGGCCACAACCTGGTGACAG ATTTAAGCAATTAATGGAGCAAGAGGCAAGGAAGAAAcaaaagagagaagaagaaaaaaggaagGCTGAAGCAGCAGCAGCTAAAGCTAATCAGGAGCAAACAATTGAAGGGGAAAATCAAGCTGTAAACGACTTAGTTGAAAATTCCCAATCCGCGGCTGCTGATACTGATCCATCTATATCAGGAGTAGTAAATGGTAAACCATTAAGTAAGGACTTGGAGGGAGATCAGAATTCTACATCCACATCTGATACTGAAAATGATGAAGGTTCTTCTCATTTCAATTCAGTAAACGAGAAAACTCTAGAAAAG GAACCAAGAGAAGTACTAACAACCACAGCTACTACAAACACGCAACCCCAAGGAGAGGATTCAGATCACGTGGCAAAGGATTGA